The following coding sequences are from one uncultured Bacteroides sp. window:
- a CDS encoding DUF4407 domain-containing protein yields the protein MNLFTKLGCYLIGWNPEILKDCGEASHRTLKRYVSAIVILTIIWGSIGYCVADRYIDFSSLFPKLVTSAVFIIIVICIERFIILKVGKLGSAGVFRMILAILMAILGSAIFDQIFFRQDIEMEMKAVRTEQSLKETTHRLSFLDADIKRTTYLIDSVGQANVALYERIAKQPTIAATNVSRTSQEKGVDENGKPIIEHTSTFTTNRVPNPLIAQTEANQHALDIYQKQLETYQAQKLTVNDEVQKEFKKAKIGFLEELKALISILSKETVALFFYIFLFAFLTMIELLIVSSRNSKQQCDYDLIVEHQLSIKEETLKKAKNNLLNKEH from the coding sequence ATGAATCTATTTACAAAACTTGGATGCTATCTTATAGGATGGAACCCTGAAATTTTAAAAGATTGTGGCGAAGCTAGCCATCGAACACTAAAAAGATATGTATCGGCTATAGTCATACTTACTATAATATGGGGAAGTATTGGCTACTGTGTTGCTGATCGTTATATTGATTTTTCTTCTCTATTTCCTAAACTAGTCACTTCTGCTGTGTTTATCATAATTGTAATTTGTATTGAACGATTCATTATCCTTAAAGTAGGAAAGCTTGGCAGTGCAGGCGTTTTCCGTATGATTCTAGCAATATTAATGGCTATACTAGGCTCTGCCATCTTTGACCAAATATTTTTCCGTCAAGACATTGAAATGGAGATGAAAGCGGTACGAACAGAACAAAGCTTAAAAGAAACAACACATCGATTATCTTTTTTGGATGCGGATATTAAGCGAACGACTTACCTTATTGATTCTGTGGGACAGGCGAATGTGGCTCTTTATGAAAGAATAGCCAAACAGCCCACTATCGCCGCAACCAATGTCAGTCGTACTTCTCAAGAAAAAGGAGTAGATGAAAATGGGAAACCGATTATTGAACATACATCAACTTTTACCACCAATCGAGTGCCCAATCCATTGATAGCTCAGACCGAAGCTAATCAGCATGCATTAGACATCTATCAAAAACAATTGGAAACCTATCAAGCACAAAAACTGACTGTCAATGATGAAGTGCAGAAAGAATTTAAAAAAGCAAAAATAGGATTTTTGGAAGAATTAAAAGCTTTAATTTCAATCCTCTCTAAAGAAACAGTTGCATTGTTTTTTTATATTTTCCTGTTTGCTTTTTTAACAATGATTGAGTTACTTATCGTTAGTAGTCGTAATTCAAAACAACAATGTGACTATGATCTCATAGTAGAGCATCAACTAAGCATCAAAGAAGAGACATTAAAAAAAGCCAAAAACAACTTACTAAACAAAGAACATTAA
- a CDS encoding HNH endonuclease, whose translation MTTEDTSTQGSYREKLFDKRWLEKRAEIIKRDNFRCIICGSTNGLVVHHKQYHYNKKENRKSDPWEYKNKHLVTLCESCHKRGHYKYDIPMKEI comes from the coding sequence ATGACTACTGAAGACACTTCAACTCAAGGCTCTTATAGAGAAAAGCTTTTTGATAAACGCTGGCTTGAAAAACGTGCAGAAATAATCAAACGAGACAATTTTAGATGTATTATCTGTGGATCGACTAATGGCTTAGTAGTGCATCACAAACAATACCATTACAATAAAAAAGAAAATCGAAAAAGCGATCCTTGGGAATATAAGAACAAACACCTTGTAACTCTCTGTGAATCATGTCATAAACGTGGGCATTACAAGTATGATATACCTATGAAAGAAATTTAA
- a CDS encoding type II toxin-antitoxin system HipA family toxin, whose translation MEENVVMVKLWGMSVGYLSWDKKNNWAIFEYEPDFLDKGLNIAPLTMPINAPRSLKHMPWLGDKEKLYMGLPPAFADSLPDKWGDSLFSAWLRDNHISTKKITPVDHLSFIGSRAMGAFEYEPAQSLGNNSTFSVDTEKLYAFAKQVLNERESTVLNAENSILWQDLIKISSSPGGKRPKAIVAINETTGEVVSGQGDVPEGFEHYILKYDDNSVYPLAKLEYVYYQMASECGIKMMPSKLQSYGNVTHFLTRRFDRIGNKKIHTQTFAAISPGGNSYEELFAVIRKLNLPYEDNKQQYLQLVFNVLSRNIDDHNKNFSFCMTPEGVWRLSSAYDLTYSVDTSTPIYMNQHSMSINGKTEEITYKDLEKVAQDNDIQDYNSLIEKVDTAIHHFKHFASELEIDKKLIETIEANFVKL comes from the coding sequence ATGGAAGAAAATGTTGTAATGGTAAAACTATGGGGAATGTCTGTAGGCTATCTTTCATGGGATAAGAAAAACAATTGGGCTATTTTTGAATATGAACCGGATTTTCTGGATAAAGGCTTGAATATTGCTCCGCTCACTATGCCGATAAATGCGCCTCGAAGTCTAAAACATATGCCTTGGTTGGGAGACAAAGAAAAGCTCTATATGGGACTTCCTCCAGCTTTTGCCGATTCTCTGCCTGATAAGTGGGGAGATTCGTTGTTTAGTGCTTGGTTGAGAGATAATCATATTTCAACCAAAAAGATTACTCCGGTAGATCATCTTTCTTTTATCGGAAGTCGTGCTATGGGCGCATTTGAATATGAACCCGCCCAATCATTGGGAAACAATTCCACTTTCTCGGTAGACACAGAAAAGCTATACGCTTTTGCAAAACAAGTACTAAACGAACGAGAAAGTACGGTATTAAATGCTGAGAATTCTATTTTATGGCAGGACTTGATTAAAATTAGTTCTTCCCCCGGAGGAAAACGCCCCAAAGCAATTGTGGCTATAAACGAAACAACAGGAGAAGTCGTTTCCGGTCAGGGAGATGTTCCCGAAGGCTTTGAACATTATATTTTGAAATACGATGATAATTCAGTTTATCCACTTGCAAAGTTAGAATATGTTTATTATCAAATGGCTTCAGAATGCGGCATAAAAATGATGCCATCCAAATTGCAGTCGTATGGAAATGTGACCCATTTTTTGACACGCAGGTTCGATCGTATTGGAAACAAAAAGATTCATACGCAAACATTTGCAGCGATATCTCCCGGAGGAAACAGCTATGAAGAATTATTTGCAGTTATCCGCAAATTAAATTTGCCTTACGAAGATAACAAGCAACAATATTTGCAATTAGTGTTCAATGTGCTGTCTCGAAATATTGACGATCATAACAAGAACTTTAGTTTTTGTATGACACCGGAAGGCGTTTGGCGTTTATCTTCGGCTTATGATTTGACATATAGTGTAGATACATCTACTCCAATTTATATGAACCAGCATTCAATGAGTATAAATGGTAAAACAGAAGAAATCACCTACAAAGATCTAGAAAAAGTCGCTCAAGATAATGACATTCAGGATTATAATTCATTAATTGAAAAAGTAGATACAGCAATTCATCACTTCAAGCATTTTGCCTCGGAACTGGAAATTGATAAGAAGTTAATTGAAACTATTGAAGCAAATTTTGTAAAACTGTGA
- a CDS encoding helix-turn-helix transcriptional regulator — MYSELYEQSGSELIQQLGKRYSDYRKRMGYTQKEVSIKSGLSVFTISSFENGSSTGITVASFIKLLRAIDSLDEIEKLLPELPKSPRLLFKKQQKQK; from the coding sequence ATGTATAGCGAGTTATATGAACAGTCAGGAAGTGAACTAATCCAGCAATTAGGGAAGCGTTACAGCGACTATCGCAAACGAATGGGATATACGCAAAAGGAGGTTTCGATAAAATCCGGACTTAGCGTTTTCACAATCAGTTCTTTCGAAAATGGATCTTCTACCGGAATAACGGTTGCCTCATTTATTAAGTTATTACGTGCCATCGACAGTTTAGATGAAATCGAAAAGCTACTACCTGAACTACCGAAAAGCCCTCGCTTATTATTTAAAAAGCAACAAAAACAGAAATAG
- a CDS encoding NAD(P)H-dependent oxidoreductase yields the protein MKKILVIDAHPNENSLCYSLAESYSKGARDKGYEVKKLRLADLQFNPNLRYGYQKRTDLEPDLLEALKLLKWADHLVWVHPVWWSALPAIAKGFIDRLFLPRLTYETIPNSTRVKGLLSGKSAEIIATLDQPGWFYKLYFKAPSENQLKQSLKLCGIKTKRVKYIGPVKNSTDAQRKKWLKEVEKLGRM from the coding sequence ATGAAAAAAATATTAGTAATAGATGCGCACCCAAACGAAAATAGTTTGTGCTACTCACTAGCAGAATCATATAGTAAAGGAGCAAGGGATAAGGGCTATGAAGTTAAAAAATTACGATTGGCAGACTTACAATTCAACCCCAATTTGCGATATGGCTATCAAAAACGAACAGACTTGGAACCAGACTTATTAGAGGCTCTAAAATTACTGAAGTGGGCAGACCATTTAGTTTGGGTTCACCCTGTTTGGTGGTCCGCTTTGCCAGCCATCGCTAAAGGATTTATTGATAGACTATTTCTTCCTAGGTTGACCTATGAAACGATCCCTAATTCTACACGAGTAAAAGGTTTGCTATCAGGAAAGAGTGCTGAAATAATAGCGACACTCGACCAGCCGGGATGGTTCTACAAGCTATATTTTAAAGCTCCAAGTGAGAATCAATTAAAACAGAGTTTAAAGCTTTGCGGCATTAAAACAAAAAGAGTAAAGTATATTGGCCCAGTAAAAAACTCAACTGATGCACAGCGTAAGAAATGGTTGAAAGAGGTGGAAAAATTAGGACGCATGTAA
- a CDS encoding Crp/Fnr family transcriptional regulator: MKKYIEKLNILSQKELNQIDDKLHQLSVEKGTILLEEGSVSDKLFIVKSGTLCNLYEDADAEERINCMAFNGEFSCSFSSFMSGNPAHESIIALLDSELEYINQKDLETLFDSSMSWQKVGRKFIELHYILMEEHFTNFQQKNGATRYEFLLRNYPQQVRAIPQKYIASYLGISTRQLTRLRKSIF, translated from the coding sequence ATGAAAAAATATATTGAAAAATTAAATATACTTTCTCAGAAAGAATTGAATCAAATAGATGATAAATTGCATCAACTCTCAGTTGAAAAAGGGACAATCTTACTTGAGGAAGGTTCAGTCTCTGATAAATTATTTATAGTTAAATCGGGGACCTTATGCAATCTTTATGAAGATGCTGATGCTGAGGAACGTATCAACTGTATGGCTTTTAATGGAGAATTTTCTTGTTCTTTTTCAAGTTTCATGAGTGGCAATCCAGCACATGAATCTATAATTGCTTTACTAGACTCTGAACTGGAGTATATAAACCAAAAGGATTTAGAGACACTTTTCGACAGTAGCATGTCTTGGCAAAAAGTAGGACGCAAGTTTATCGAATTACATTATATTTTAATGGAAGAGCATTTCACAAACTTTCAACAAAAGAATGGCGCTACTCGTTACGAATTTCTTCTCCGAAACTACCCACAACAAGTTAGAGCAATCCCTCAAAAATACATAGCATCATATCTAGGCATATCTACAAGACAGCTAACTCGCCTACGTAAATCTATCTTTTAG
- a CDS encoding phosphatase PAP2 family protein, with protein MNLLLLSTFVERMLPYERTSFIFLNKHHTAFWDHFMMLYSGKILWIPLCVAFLVLAFYKTKWQKGLLFIVCFALLICLCDQAAAGIIKPFFCRLRPTHHPDFMTQVLTVDNYRGGRYGFISAHAANGFGVVMFLSLVYRRLLFTVVLLSWALITCYSRIYLGVHFITDVIGGMILGSLLGFLVYCLFKYLRISLFSLSTDSSESPVYSKWHSNLIMMVIGVTVLVNTVIALCAQ; from the coding sequence ATGAACTTGCTTCTTTTGAGTACTTTTGTTGAGCGCATGCTGCCTTATGAACGCACCTCTTTTATTTTTCTTAATAAGCATCATACTGCATTTTGGGACCATTTTATGATGCTTTATTCAGGGAAAATTCTTTGGATTCCTCTTTGCGTTGCTTTTCTTGTGCTTGCTTTCTATAAAACGAAATGGCAGAAGGGACTTCTATTTATTGTTTGTTTTGCATTATTGATTTGTCTTTGTGATCAGGCGGCGGCAGGGATTATTAAACCTTTTTTTTGCAGACTTCGCCCTACGCACCATCCTGACTTTATGACACAGGTGCTAACTGTTGATAATTATAGAGGGGGCCGCTACGGATTTATTTCAGCTCATGCGGCCAATGGCTTTGGGGTCGTTATGTTTTTATCACTTGTTTATCGTCGTTTATTATTTACTGTTGTTTTGCTTTCTTGGGCACTGATTACTTGCTACTCCCGTATTTATTTGGGGGTTCATTTTATTACTGATGTGATTGGCGGAATGATACTGGGCTCTCTTCTTGGTTTTCTGGTATATTGTTTATTTAAATATTTGCGAATCAGTCTTTTCTCTCTATCTACAGATAGTTCAGAGAGCCCTGTCTACTCCAAATGGCACTCCAATCTGATCATGATGGTTATTGGGGTAACCGTTCTTGTAAATACTGTTATTGCACTTTGTGCGCAGTAA
- a CDS encoding class I SAM-dependent methyltransferase, whose translation MDFFDKKAQLWDSDPIHWERSEAIAKKLIQTLPLTPDMKAMEYGAGTGILSFLLSDQFAEITLMDSSLEMVKLAQEKIQKNESTNLSALLFDLEKEDYQEKDFNCIFTQMVMHHVHDLESVFKRFNTSLKPNGYLAIADLYIEDGSFHGEGFDGHNGFDPAELKQMLGKVGFTEINYEPCFIVKRTKEDKIREYPVFLLTAHKVQ comes from the coding sequence ATGGATTTCTTTGATAAAAAAGCACAGCTATGGGACAGCGATCCAATCCATTGGGAACGTTCGGAAGCTATCGCCAAAAAACTAATACAAACCCTCCCGCTCACACCAGACATGAAAGCAATGGAATATGGAGCCGGCACAGGTATATTAAGTTTTCTCCTGTCTGACCAATTTGCAGAGATAACCCTCATGGACAGTTCTCTCGAAATGGTAAAGCTTGCACAAGAGAAAATACAAAAAAATGAATCAACAAATCTTTCCGCCCTACTCTTCGATCTAGAGAAAGAGGATTATCAAGAGAAAGACTTCAACTGCATTTTCACACAAATGGTAATGCATCACGTACACGATTTGGAAAGTGTATTCAAAAGATTTAATACCTCATTAAAACCAAATGGCTATTTAGCAATAGCCGACCTGTATATAGAAGATGGCTCATTTCATGGAGAAGGCTTTGACGGACACAATGGATTTGATCCAGCCGAACTCAAACAAATGCTTGGAAAAGTTGGATTCACAGAGATTAACTACGAGCCCTGCTTTATAGTAAAAAGAACAAAAGAGGATAAAATTCGAGAATATCCTGTATTCTTACTTACTGCGCACAAAGTGCAATAA
- the dinB gene encoding DNA polymerase IV has translation MLERKIIHIDMDAFFASVEQRDNPELRGKPVAVGYSGERGVVAAASYEARRYGVRSAMSSQKAKRLCPQLIFVRGRMGVYKAVSRKIHEIFHEYTDLVEPLSLDEAFLDVTENKQGIPLAVDIALEIKKSIREKLQLVASAGVSYNKFLAKIASDYRKPDGLCTIHPQQAMRFISQLPIESFWGVGPVTAKKMHSLAIHNGEQLRSSSLEMLTRHFGKAGLLYYEFSRGIDLRPVEAVRIRKSVGCERTLEKDISLRSSVIIELYHVAKELVERLAKADFKGNTLTLKIKFHDFNQITRSSTQPHELSLLDDVLPLAKKLLEEVEYQEHPIRLIGLSVSNPKQEVDVREEWEQLSFEFSDWGD, from the coding sequence ATGCTTGAACGTAAGATTATACATATTGATATGGATGCTTTCTTTGCTTCTGTAGAGCAGAGGGATAATCCTGAATTACGAGGTAAACCAGTGGCGGTTGGATATTCGGGAGAGCGTGGTGTGGTTGCTGCTGCAAGTTATGAAGCTCGGAGGTATGGAGTTCGTTCGGCTATGTCATCTCAGAAAGCTAAACGTCTTTGTCCGCAATTAATTTTTGTGCGTGGAAGGATGGGAGTTTATAAAGCTGTATCTAGAAAGATTCATGAGATTTTTCATGAATATACTGATTTGGTAGAACCTCTCTCTCTAGATGAGGCTTTTCTGGATGTGACAGAGAATAAGCAAGGAATTCCTCTTGCTGTTGATATTGCTCTGGAAATAAAGAAGAGTATACGAGAGAAATTACAGTTGGTCGCTTCGGCGGGTGTCTCTTACAATAAATTTTTGGCGAAGATTGCTTCTGATTATCGTAAACCGGATGGCCTTTGTACTATTCATCCGCAACAAGCTATGCGGTTTATCTCTCAGTTGCCCATTGAATCTTTTTGGGGAGTGGGACCTGTTACTGCAAAGAAAATGCATTCTTTGGCTATTCATAATGGTGAACAACTTCGATCTTCTTCTCTGGAGATGCTAACGCGGCATTTTGGTAAAGCGGGATTATTGTATTATGAATTTTCGAGAGGGATTGATCTTCGCCCCGTTGAAGCAGTTCGCATCCGGAAGTCAGTAGGTTGTGAACGTACGTTGGAAAAGGATATCTCTTTACGATCGTCGGTTATTATCGAGTTATACCATGTGGCTAAAGAACTGGTGGAGCGTTTAGCCAAGGCTGATTTCAAGGGCAATACGCTAACTTTGAAAATTAAGTTTCATGATTTTAATCAAATAACCCGAAGCTCTACTCAACCCCATGAGCTAAGTTTACTGGATGATGTTCTCCCTCTGGCTAAAAAGTTATTAGAGGAGGTGGAATATCAGGAGCATCCTATCCGTTTGATAGGTCTTTCCGTTTCTAACCCCAAACAGGAGGTAGATGTTAGAGAAGAATGGGAACAATTGAGCTTTGAGTTTAGTGATTGGGGAGATTAG
- a CDS encoding M1 family aminopeptidase, which yields MKMNKFIFLVLMFFPLLGYSANINHIEADLGVSRKLADFRKKNIHKLEYKLNFDIPSEKNKVVTGKVVIRFELSDRIPLILDFREKADKVHSLLLNGKQIPFRMEDEHILVDQKYALRGENVLDIAFTAGNQSLNRNTDFLYTLLVPDRARTLFPCFDQPNLKAIFSLELQLPALWSAVSNSAVVKEIKTGDKKYLRFASTKPLSTYLFAFAAGEFKQAEVTKDGKTITAYYRETDKKKIAQLDTVFSQIFHALKWQESFTGIPYPFSKYDFVILPGFQFGGMEHTGATFYNDRRIFLNEHATPDEELDRTLLIAHETSHMWFGDLVTMDWFNDVWTKEVFANYFASVISRPLFPNVNYRLNNLKTFNAAALSEDRTLGTTAIQQPLDNLNHAGLIYGNIIYDKAPVMMEKLVDLMGWKAFRSGIREYLKKYAYANATWDDLIHILDSKTSADLTAFSSVWVKQKGMPDISVIAAKGGLKIRQEDPWKRGLVWPQHFLVRAFGLKDTIVRVDLNKKEAFVPLSFSPKRVLPNCDGEGYGRFLLDESTAKYLLAHWADEKEALARQSYLMTLYENLLCFRMTDSEFVHSLMDGLAHETNDLVASSIVAYLANSVVQLQGSERSAVEERLFALSESHPLLPCRIQLKRLVRSVADSPAVIDKLCKVWKDQSDKLLSERDYTSLAYELCLRMPERYDEIATTQRARISNPDRLKEFDFIIPSLTPNTFKRDSIFYSLSKPENRRIEPWTQTVLAFLNHRSREESSVKYIRPALDLLEEIQRTGDIFFPRGWVYALLREHRSVEAYRLVKTFLNDHPDYPQLLKNKILQAAYPLYRTNGEYVRPL from the coding sequence ATGAAAATGAATAAATTTATATTCCTTGTGTTAATGTTTTTCCCTTTGTTGGGATATAGTGCTAATATAAATCATATAGAAGCAGATCTTGGAGTTTCTAGGAAATTGGCCGATTTTCGAAAAAAAAATATTCATAAATTAGAATATAAGCTCAATTTCGATATTCCTAGTGAAAAGAATAAAGTTGTTACTGGAAAGGTTGTGATACGCTTTGAATTGTCTGACAGGATTCCGTTAATTCTTGATTTTAGAGAGAAGGCTGATAAAGTTCATTCTTTGTTGCTCAACGGGAAACAGATACCTTTTCGTATGGAGGATGAGCATATTCTTGTGGATCAGAAGTATGCGCTTAGAGGGGAGAATGTACTTGATATTGCTTTTACTGCAGGCAATCAATCATTGAATAGGAACACTGATTTTTTATATACGCTGTTAGTACCCGACAGGGCTCGCACGCTCTTTCCTTGTTTCGATCAGCCTAATTTGAAAGCTATATTCTCGCTGGAATTACAGCTCCCTGCTCTGTGGAGTGCTGTTTCTAATTCTGCTGTCGTAAAAGAAATAAAAACAGGAGATAAGAAATATTTGCGATTTGCTTCTACTAAACCTTTAAGTACGTATCTTTTTGCGTTTGCTGCGGGAGAATTTAAACAAGCTGAAGTAACAAAGGATGGAAAGACTATCACGGCTTATTATCGTGAGACAGATAAAAAGAAGATCGCTCAGCTTGATACCGTCTTTTCACAAATATTTCATGCGTTGAAATGGCAAGAGTCTTTTACGGGCATCCCTTATCCGTTTTCTAAATATGATTTTGTCATTCTTCCGGGCTTTCAATTTGGTGGCATGGAGCATACCGGTGCTACTTTCTATAATGATCGACGCATTTTTTTGAATGAGCATGCTACTCCTGATGAAGAACTGGATCGTACCTTGTTGATTGCTCATGAAACTTCTCATATGTGGTTTGGAGATTTGGTTACCATGGATTGGTTCAATGATGTCTGGACTAAAGAGGTTTTTGCAAATTATTTTGCTTCTGTCATATCAAGACCTCTTTTTCCAAATGTAAACTATCGCTTAAATAACCTCAAAACGTTTAATGCTGCTGCTTTGTCTGAGGACAGGACATTAGGCACGACTGCTATTCAACAACCGCTTGATAATTTAAATCATGCAGGATTGATTTATGGTAATATTATTTATGATAAAGCTCCTGTGATGATGGAGAAACTGGTTGACTTAATGGGCTGGAAGGCTTTTCGTAGCGGAATTCGTGAGTATCTTAAAAAATATGCTTATGCTAATGCTACTTGGGATGATCTGATTCATATTTTGGATAGCAAGACATCTGCTGATTTAACAGCTTTTAGTAGCGTTTGGGTTAAGCAGAAAGGAATGCCTGATATTTCCGTAATTGCGGCTAAGGGTGGTCTTAAGATTAGGCAGGAGGATCCATGGAAACGAGGATTGGTTTGGCCACAACACTTTTTGGTTAGGGCTTTTGGACTGAAAGATACGATTGTTCGTGTTGATTTGAATAAAAAGGAGGCCTTTGTACCTCTCTCTTTTAGTCCTAAACGGGTATTGCCTAATTGTGATGGAGAGGGTTACGGACGTTTTCTTTTGGATGAATCTACTGCAAAGTATCTTTTGGCTCACTGGGCCGATGAGAAGGAAGCATTGGCTCGTCAATCTTATCTAATGACTCTCTATGAAAATTTACTTTGTTTTCGTATGACGGATAGTGAATTTGTACATTCACTAATGGATGGATTAGCACATGAGACGAATGATTTAGTTGCTTCTTCCATCGTTGCATATTTGGCTAATTCTGTTGTTCAACTTCAAGGGAGTGAAAGGAGTGCTGTGGAAGAGCGTTTGTTTGCATTGAGTGAAAGCCATCCCTTATTGCCCTGTCGTATCCAATTAAAGCGTTTAGTTAGGTCTGTGGCTGATTCACCTGCTGTCATAGACAAACTCTGCAAAGTATGGAAAGATCAATCTGATAAACTACTGAGTGAACGTGATTACACCTCACTTGCTTATGAACTTTGTTTAAGGATGCCGGAGAGGTATGATGAAATTGCTACTACACAGCGTGCCAGAATAAGTAATCCGGATCGATTGAAGGAATTTGATTTTATTATTCCTTCTCTTACACCAAATACTTTTAAAAGAGATTCTATCTTTTATTCACTCTCTAAACCCGAAAATCGTAGAATAGAACCTTGGACTCAGACGGTCTTGGCTTTTTTAAATCACCGTAGTCGTGAAGAGAGTTCCGTGAAATATATTCGTCCGGCTTTGGATCTTCTAGAAGAAATACAGCGTACGGGAGATATTTTTTTTCCTCGAGGCTGGGTTTACGCTTTGCTTAGAGAACATCGCAGTGTTGAGGCTTATCGGCTCGTTAAAACTTTCCTTAATGATCATCCTGACTATCCGCAGTTACTCAAGAATAAAATCTTGCAGGCAGCATATCCTTTATATAGAACCAACGGCGAATATGTGAGGCCATTATAA
- the rny gene encoding ribonuclease Y: MIVTIVASIACFIVGGSLSYIFFKYALKNKYDNILKEAETEAEVIKKNKLLEVKEKFLNKKADLEKEVSIRNQKIQQAENRLKQREMVISQRQEEIQRKKAEAEAVKENLEAQLGIVDKKKEELEKLQHKEIEKLETISGLSADEAKERLIESLKEESKTQAQSYINDIMDDAKMTANKEAKRIVIQSIQRVATETAIENSVTVFHIESDEIKGRIIGREGRNIRALEAATGVEIIVDDTPEAIVLSAFDPVRREIARLALHQLVTDGRIHPARIEEVVSKVKKQIEEEIIETGKRTTIDLGIHGLHPELIRIVGKMKYRSSYGQNLLQHARETANLCAVMASELGLNPKKAKRAGLLHDIGKVPDEEPELPHALLGMKLAEKFKEKPDICNAIGAHHDEIEMTSLMAPIVQVCDAISGARPGARREIVEAYIKRLNDLEQLAMSYPGVTKTYAIQAGRELRVIVGADKIDDKNTENLSTEIAKKIQDEMTYPGQVKITVIRETRAVSFAK, encoded by the coding sequence ATGATAGTAACAATAGTAGCATCCATTGCATGCTTCATTGTAGGAGGCTCTCTTTCGTATATATTCTTCAAATATGCTTTGAAAAATAAATACGACAACATTCTAAAAGAAGCTGAAACAGAAGCAGAAGTTATTAAGAAGAATAAATTGTTGGAGGTTAAGGAAAAATTCCTTAACAAGAAAGCCGATTTGGAAAAAGAGGTCTCAATACGCAATCAAAAAATACAGCAGGCGGAGAATAGGCTAAAACAACGTGAAATGGTAATCAGCCAACGCCAAGAGGAAATTCAACGCAAGAAAGCTGAAGCTGAAGCTGTAAAAGAGAATTTGGAAGCACAATTGGGTATTGTTGATAAGAAAAAAGAAGAACTGGAGAAGTTACAACATAAAGAAATTGAAAAATTAGAAACAATCTCCGGTTTATCTGCCGATGAAGCTAAAGAAAGATTGATTGAATCACTAAAAGAAGAGTCTAAAACTCAAGCTCAATCATACATAAATGATATTATGGATGATGCTAAGATGACTGCCAACAAAGAGGCTAAACGCATCGTGATACAATCTATCCAACGTGTAGCTACTGAAACAGCTATTGAAAACTCAGTAACTGTGTTCCACATAGAATCAGATGAAATTAAGGGACGTATTATCGGACGTGAAGGACGAAATATTCGCGCACTTGAAGCAGCAACAGGAGTTGAGATCATAGTTGATGATACTCCTGAAGCAATCGTACTGTCAGCTTTTGATCCTGTACGTAGAGAAATAGCTCGTCTTGCACTTCATCAATTAGTTACTGACGGACGTATACATCCTGCTCGTATCGAAGAAGTTGTTTCTAAAGTCAAAAAACAAATAGAAGAAGAAATAATAGAAACCGGTAAACGTACGACTATTGATTTAGGTATTCATGGATTACATCCTGAACTGATTCGTATTGTCGGCAAAATGAAATATCGCTCATCCTACGGGCAGAACCTGCTACAACATGCTCGTGAAACAGCAAATCTTTGTGCCGTAATGGCATCTGAGCTTGGGCTTAATCCTAAGAAAGCTAAACGTGCCGGCTTGCTTCACGATATTGGTAAAGTACCCGATGAAGAGCCAGAATTGCCACACGCACTCCTTGGTATGAAACTTGCAGAAAAATTCAAAGAGAAACCAGATATTTGCAATGCTATTGGTGCCCACCATGACGAGATAGAGATGACTAGCCTCATGGCACCAATCGTTCAGGTTTGTGATGCCATTTCAGGAGCACGCCCAGGAGCACGCCGTGAAATTGTAGAAGCATACATCAAACGTTTGAATGACTTGGAACAATTAGCGATGTCATATCCCGGTGTAACCAAAACTTATGCTATACAAGCGGGTCGTGAACTTCGTGTTATTGTCGGAGCAGATAAGATAGACGATAAGAATACAGAAAACTTATCAACTGAAATAGCAAAGAAAATTCAAGATGAGATGACATATCCGGGACAGGTAAAAATAACTGTTATCCGCGAAACACGTGCTGTCAGCTTTGCTAAATAG